In one window of Rhodanobacter sp. FDAARGOS 1247 DNA:
- a CDS encoding tryptophan halogenase family protein: MSRIQKILVVGGGTAGWLTACYLAKTLNSAAPGSIRVELVESPNIGLLGVGEATFPSIRGTLAAIGLDERRFLVGATATYKQGIQYVNWVRPPGEAGADRFFHPFSQPSQRPGSPELLPYWLLGGAPEGMSFAEAVSMQQRLIEQGHAPKRAGDPDYQGPMNHAYHFDAACFARVLAEHGQELGVTRHLATVERAELDESGAIDRIVTREIGELRADLYVDCTGLRGALVGGAMQSPFHSRRDVLFGDRAVALQVPYARPDAPILPFTRATAQEAGWIWDIGLQKRRGIGYVYSSRHTDATRAEEVIRRYVGEQAAGLDALHIKFETGYRPEHWRRNCVAVGLAGGFVEPLESTGIALVELGAYLITHLLPGDLDDMERSARHYNQMMVARYERIIDFIKMHYCLSQRRDHAFWIDNADPASIPQTLQDRLALWRHRPPHRLDFVTDLEMFLPCSWQYVLYGMEFRTDLEPMRSAYPQMAAAQREFAMIREMAGHALVDLPDHRTLVEQLCREHAQRTAQHEGFAA, from the coding sequence ATGTCACGCATTCAGAAGATCCTGGTGGTGGGCGGCGGCACGGCCGGCTGGCTCACCGCTTGTTACCTCGCCAAAACGCTCAACAGCGCCGCGCCCGGCAGCATCCGGGTCGAGCTGGTGGAGTCGCCGAACATCGGCCTGCTCGGCGTGGGCGAGGCCACGTTCCCCTCGATCCGCGGCACCCTGGCCGCGATCGGCCTGGACGAGCGGCGGTTCCTGGTGGGCGCCACCGCGACCTACAAGCAGGGCATCCAGTACGTGAACTGGGTGCGCCCGCCCGGCGAGGCGGGTGCGGATCGCTTCTTCCATCCTTTCAGCCAGCCCAGCCAACGCCCCGGCAGCCCGGAGCTGTTGCCGTACTGGTTGCTGGGCGGTGCGCCCGAAGGCATGTCGTTCGCCGAGGCGGTGAGCATGCAGCAGCGCCTGATCGAACAGGGGCACGCGCCGAAGCGGGCCGGCGACCCCGACTACCAGGGGCCGATGAACCACGCCTATCACTTCGATGCGGCCTGCTTCGCCAGGGTACTGGCCGAGCATGGCCAGGAGCTTGGCGTCACCCGTCATCTGGCCACGGTGGAGCGGGCGGAGCTGGACGAATCCGGCGCGATCGATCGCATCGTCACCCGCGAGATCGGCGAGCTGCGCGCCGACCTGTACGTGGATTGCACCGGCCTGCGCGGAGCGCTGGTCGGCGGCGCGATGCAGTCGCCATTCCACAGCCGGCGCGACGTGCTGTTCGGCGATCGCGCGGTGGCGCTGCAGGTGCCATATGCGCGGCCGGATGCGCCGATCCTGCCGTTCACCCGCGCCACCGCGCAGGAGGCCGGCTGGATCTGGGACATCGGCCTGCAGAAACGCCGCGGCATCGGCTACGTCTACTCGTCGCGACATACCGATGCGACGCGTGCGGAGGAAGTGATCCGCCGCTACGTGGGCGAGCAGGCGGCGGGGCTGGACGCGCTGCACATCAAGTTCGAGACCGGCTACCGGCCCGAGCACTGGCGGCGCAACTGCGTGGCGGTGGGCCTGGCCGGCGGCTTCGTCGAGCCGCTGGAATCCACCGGCATCGCCCTGGTCGAACTGGGCGCCTACCTGATCACCCATCTGCTGCCCGGTGACCTCGATGACATGGAACGCAGCGCGCGCCATTACAACCAGATGATGGTGGCGCGCTACGAGCGCATCATCGACTTCATCAAGATGCACTACTGCCTGTCGCAGCGGCGCGACCACGCGTTCTGGATCGACAACGCCGACCCCGCCAGCATCCCGCAGACGCTGCAGGACCGCCTGGCGCTGTGGCGGCATCGCCCGCCGCACCGGCTGGACTTCGTCACCGACCTGGAGATGTTCCTGCCGTGCAGCTGGCAGTACGTGCTGTACGGCATGGAATTCAGGACCGACCTGGAGCCGATGCGCAGCGCGTATCCGCAGATGGCGGCGGCGCAGCGCGAGTTCGCGATGATCCGCGAGATGGCCGGCCATGCACTTGTCGATCTGCCCGACCATCGCACCCTGGTCGAGCAGTTGTGCCGCGAGCACGCGCAGCGGACGGCGCAGCACGAGGGCTTTGCCGCCTAG
- a CDS encoding TonB-dependent receptor, which translates to MKLRYSALYLAMTAILASGAVHAAGQDTTAAPDAATRTKVKDLDSVQVTATKRETPLQKTPVAISVISADSLDKERVMTVQDITKLVPGFQATSQGDHGVVTLTMRGIGNDSAKTEYADPEVAMFIDGVYSPRPEAAAGLLLDIESVEVLRGPQGTLWGRNSTAGVVNFQTGKPDLSGFYGNAQFEAGNYSHVGTRATVNLPISSTFGIRVAMAQEQHDGYVAFQNPSQQLPSVADQQAAYLASGGSLASFQPINAANYVTAGDKYNAQDQSAARVSALWQPSDKFTWNLSWEYFRDRGTPGMSLMQHPRAGQDFWSALIDTAPYLKRDSNTVRSRMDFKIGDSMLLSYVAGFNRFSGKSNFDQDNGAQVPTSFNTGASYQADRTNFSNYSNYSHELDLKSTGDNAVDWILGAYYAAEDNNIRFDIPILNGTAQGTVSWQGSFIQPKETVKSTAFFGQATWHISDGLRLTGGARWSKDKKENVGGRGWGWAYDPNVPQVPIAPDVDPGNVGFNVSTVNDAKYDKSKVTWLGRLDADVGQHGLVYASVSTGYKSGGTQDAGTLYEPETLTNYEVGSKFSFLDGHLTWNSAIYYEQFKNFQLAAPITYPDGNRGLGFSNVKGTTKVMGFESELAYSSQDDRLNLVFSAIPKKELGTLKYAGSNDYQGLPACDPASGISACVDVSGNDLPHAPNTSLTAIYEHDFHLTNGGRVTPRLSAQYQSTQWLSTFNLGEGDQQKAYTRGDLSVRYTEPQDRWWVSAYVQNVTDGKVRTSAGRFALPNGSFIYTSQYLPPRTYGVTVGVWF; encoded by the coding sequence ATGAAATTACGCTACTCGGCTTTGTACCTCGCGATGACCGCGATACTCGCCTCGGGCGCCGTCCATGCAGCCGGTCAGGACACGACTGCTGCGCCCGACGCCGCCACACGCACCAAGGTCAAGGACCTGGACAGCGTCCAAGTCACCGCGACCAAACGCGAAACGCCGCTGCAGAAAACCCCGGTCGCGATCAGCGTGATCAGCGCCGACTCGCTCGACAAGGAGCGGGTGATGACGGTGCAGGACATCACCAAGCTGGTGCCCGGTTTCCAGGCCACCTCGCAGGGCGACCACGGCGTGGTCACGCTGACCATGCGCGGCATCGGCAACGACAGCGCCAAGACCGAATACGCCGATCCGGAAGTGGCGATGTTCATCGACGGCGTCTACTCGCCGCGCCCCGAAGCCGCCGCCGGCCTGCTGCTGGACATCGAAAGCGTGGAGGTGCTGCGCGGTCCGCAGGGCACGCTGTGGGGTCGCAACTCCACCGCCGGCGTGGTGAATTTCCAGACCGGCAAGCCCGACCTCAGCGGCTTCTACGGCAACGCGCAATTCGAGGCAGGCAACTACAGCCACGTCGGCACGCGCGCCACGGTGAACCTGCCGATCAGCAGCACCTTCGGCATTCGCGTGGCGATGGCGCAGGAACAGCACGACGGCTACGTCGCCTTCCAGAACCCGTCGCAGCAGTTGCCCAGCGTGGCCGACCAGCAGGCGGCGTACCTGGCCAGCGGCGGCTCGCTGGCCAGCTTCCAGCCGATCAACGCCGCCAACTACGTGACCGCCGGCGACAAGTACAACGCGCAGGACCAGTCCGCCGCGCGCGTCAGCGCGCTGTGGCAGCCCAGCGACAAGTTCACCTGGAACCTGTCGTGGGAATACTTCCGCGACCGCGGCACGCCGGGCATGAGCCTGATGCAGCATCCCCGCGCCGGGCAGGACTTCTGGTCCGCGCTGATCGACACCGCGCCCTACCTCAAGCGTGACTCCAACACGGTGCGCAGCCGGATGGACTTCAAGATCGGCGACTCGATGCTGCTGAGCTACGTGGCGGGCTTCAACCGCTTCTCCGGCAAGAGCAACTTCGACCAGGACAACGGCGCCCAGGTGCCGACCAGCTTCAACACCGGCGCTTCGTACCAGGCCGACCGCACCAACTTCTCCAACTACAGCAACTACAGCCACGAGCTGGACCTGAAGTCCACCGGCGACAACGCGGTCGACTGGATCCTGGGTGCGTACTACGCGGCCGAAGACAACAACATCCGCTTCGACATCCCGATCCTCAACGGCACCGCCCAGGGCACGGTGAGCTGGCAGGGCTCGTTCATCCAGCCCAAGGAAACGGTGAAGTCCACCGCGTTCTTCGGCCAGGCCACCTGGCACATCAGTGACGGCCTGCGCCTGACCGGCGGCGCGCGCTGGTCCAAGGACAAGAAGGAAAACGTGGGCGGCCGCGGCTGGGGCTGGGCGTACGACCCGAACGTGCCGCAGGTGCCGATCGCGCCGGACGTCGACCCGGGCAACGTGGGCTTCAACGTCTCCACCGTCAACGATGCGAAGTACGACAAGAGCAAGGTGACCTGGCTGGGCCGGCTCGATGCCGACGTGGGCCAGCACGGCCTCGTGTACGCCAGCGTGTCCACCGGCTACAAGTCCGGCGGCACCCAGGATGCCGGCACCCTGTACGAGCCGGAGACGCTGACCAACTACGAAGTCGGCTCGAAGTTCAGCTTCCTCGACGGCCACCTGACCTGGAACAGCGCGATCTACTACGAGCAGTTCAAGAACTTCCAGCTGGCCGCGCCGATCACCTACCCCGACGGCAACCGCGGGCTGGGCTTCTCCAACGTCAAGGGCACCACCAAGGTGATGGGTTTCGAATCCGAACTGGCCTACTCCAGCCAGGACGACCGCCTCAACCTGGTGTTCTCGGCGATCCCCAAGAAGGAACTGGGCACGCTGAAGTACGCCGGCAGCAACGACTACCAGGGCCTGCCCGCCTGCGATCCGGCCTCGGGCATCAGCGCCTGCGTGGACGTCAGCGGCAACGACCTGCCGCACGCGCCGAACACCTCGCTCACCGCGATCTACGAGCACGACTTCCACCTGACCAACGGCGGCCGCGTCACCCCGCGCCTGTCCGCGCAGTACCAGAGCACGCAGTGGCTGAGCACGTTCAACCTCGGCGAAGGCGATCAGCAGAAGGCCTATACACGCGGTGATCTTTCGGTGCGCTACACCGAACCGCAGGATCGCTGGTGGGTCTCGGCCTATGTGCAGAACGTCACCGATGGCAAGGTGCGCACCAGCGCCGGTCGCTTCGCCCTGCCCAACGGCAGCTTCATCTACACCTCGCAGTACCTGCCGCCACGCACCTACGGCGTGACCGTCGGGGTCTGGTTCTAA
- a CDS encoding exo 1,3/1,4-beta-D-glucan glucohydrolase, with protein MPIHFVLAGDTAATVHPDAWPQVRSPLPPDPALEARVKALLAKMSAEDKVGQMIQADIKSVTPEDVREYRLGSILAGGNSGPDGGQYGTAAQWQKLSDAFYRASMDTSGGRLAIPVLFGIDAVHGHNNLVGSTLFPQNSALGNARDPQLIHAIGAVTARELRASGINWTFAPTLTVPQDGRWGRAYEGYSENPALVAQYAGAVIEGLEGKVGTPQFLDADHVIATAKHFVGDGGTRDGKDQGDAEVSEAVLRDVHAVGYPPAIRAGVQVVMVSFSSWNGVKMAGNKGLITDVLKQRMGFGGIVLGDWNAHGQVPGCTNEDCPVAYNAGLDMLEAPDSWKGLYRNTLAEVKSGVIPMSRVDDAVSRILRVKLRLGMFEAGLPSANPLVRDSAKVIGSAEHRALARRAVRESLVLLKNDGVLPIDPRKHVLVAGDGADNISKQNGGWTLTWQGTGLTNANFPGATSIWAGIRDQVQAAGGSAELSVEGKYKRKPDVAIVVFGEDPYAEFQGDLPNLAYRPGNDHDLDLLRRLRQQGVPVVAVFLTGRPLWMNREINAADAFVVAWLPGSEGEGIADVLLRTRDGHIAHDFHGRLAYSWPRTAVQIPLAGGKEHYDPQFRYGFGLSYAEPGKGGKLSEDPGIALSSARAGVYFTHGKPAQGFVLQLTGANGADSNVTATPSVTADGTLRVGALDYKAQEDARSLAWSGGGKAQAALVAPTPLDVERETNGDVMLVTTLRVDALSAQGASIGVSCGSGCGAQLPIGTQLSALPRGQWLSVGIPLKCFRDAGADMSKLDRPFEWTGSTGERIAVAEVSLGTVADHTLDCPAH; from the coding sequence ATGCCCATCCATTTCGTGCTCGCCGGGGACACCGCCGCCACCGTCCATCCCGATGCCTGGCCCCAGGTGCGCTCGCCGTTGCCGCCCGATCCGGCGCTGGAGGCGCGGGTGAAGGCGCTGCTGGCGAAGATGTCGGCGGAGGACAAGGTGGGCCAGATGATCCAGGCCGACATCAAGTCGGTGACGCCGGAGGACGTGCGCGAGTATCGGCTCGGCTCGATCCTGGCCGGCGGCAATTCCGGGCCGGACGGCGGCCAGTACGGCACCGCGGCGCAGTGGCAGAAACTGTCCGACGCGTTCTACCGCGCCTCGATGGATACCTCGGGCGGCCGGCTGGCGATCCCGGTGCTGTTCGGCATCGACGCGGTGCATGGCCACAACAACCTGGTCGGCAGCACGCTGTTTCCGCAGAACTCCGCGCTGGGCAACGCGCGTGATCCGCAGCTGATCCATGCGATCGGCGCAGTCACCGCCCGCGAGCTGCGCGCCAGCGGCATCAACTGGACCTTCGCGCCCACGCTGACCGTGCCCCAGGACGGTCGCTGGGGCCGTGCCTACGAGGGCTATTCGGAAAACCCCGCGCTGGTGGCGCAATACGCCGGCGCGGTGATCGAGGGGCTGGAAGGCAAGGTCGGCACGCCGCAGTTCCTCGACGCCGACCACGTGATCGCCACCGCCAAGCATTTCGTGGGCGACGGCGGCACCAGGGACGGCAAGGACCAGGGCGACGCCGAGGTCAGCGAGGCGGTGTTGCGCGACGTGCACGCGGTCGGCTATCCGCCGGCGATCCGCGCCGGGGTGCAGGTGGTGATGGTCTCGTTCTCCAGCTGGAACGGGGTGAAGATGGCCGGCAACAAGGGCCTGATCACCGACGTGCTGAAGCAGCGCATGGGCTTCGGCGGCATCGTGCTGGGCGACTGGAACGCCCACGGCCAAGTGCCCGGCTGCACCAACGAAGACTGCCCGGTGGCGTACAACGCCGGGCTGGACATGCTGGAGGCGCCCGACTCGTGGAAGGGCCTGTACAGGAACACCCTGGCCGAGGTGAAGTCCGGGGTGATCCCGATGAGCCGCGTCGACGACGCGGTGAGCCGCATCCTGCGGGTGAAGCTGCGCCTGGGCATGTTCGAGGCGGGGCTGCCTTCGGCCAATCCGCTGGTGCGTGATTCGGCGAAGGTGATCGGCAGCGCCGAACACCGCGCGCTGGCCCGCCGCGCCGTGCGCGAATCGCTGGTGCTGCTGAAGAACGACGGCGTGCTGCCGATCGATCCGCGCAAGCACGTGCTGGTCGCCGGCGATGGTGCCGACAACATCTCCAAGCAGAACGGCGGCTGGACGCTGACCTGGCAGGGCACCGGCCTCACCAATGCGAACTTCCCCGGCGCCACCTCGATCTGGGCCGGTATCCGCGACCAGGTGCAGGCCGCCGGCGGCAGCGCCGAGCTGTCGGTGGAAGGCAAGTACAAACGCAAGCCCGATGTCGCCATCGTGGTATTCGGCGAAGACCCGTACGCCGAGTTCCAGGGTGACCTGCCGAACCTTGCCTACCGGCCGGGCAACGATCACGACCTCGACCTGCTGCGTCGCCTGCGCCAGCAGGGCGTGCCGGTGGTGGCGGTGTTCCTGACCGGACGGCCGCTGTGGATGAACCGCGAGATCAATGCCGCCGACGCCTTCGTGGTGGCGTGGTTGCCGGGCAGCGAAGGCGAGGGCATCGCCGACGTGCTGCTGCGCACCCGCGACGGCCACATCGCCCACGATTTCCACGGCAGGCTGGCCTACTCGTGGCCGCGCACCGCGGTGCAGATTCCGCTGGCCGGCGGCAAGGAGCACTACGACCCGCAGTTCCGCTACGGCTTCGGGCTGAGCTATGCCGAGCCCGGCAAGGGCGGCAAGCTGTCCGAAGACCCGGGCATCGCGCTGAGCAGCGCGCGTGCCGGCGTCTACTTCACCCACGGCAAGCCGGCGCAGGGTTTCGTGCTGCAGCTCACCGGCGCCAATGGCGCGGACAGCAACGTCACGGCGACGCCATCGGTCACGGCGGACGGCACGCTGCGCGTCGGCGCGCTCGACTACAAGGCGCAGGAAGACGCCCGCAGCCTGGCCTGGTCCGGCGGCGGCAAGGCGCAGGCCGCGCTGGTCGCGCCGACACCGCTGGACGTCGAGCGTGAAACCAATGGCGACGTGATGCTGGTGACCACGCTGCGCGTCGATGCGCTGTCGGCGCAGGGCGCCAGCATCGGCGTCAGCTGCGGCAGCGGCTGCGGTGCGCAGCTGCCGATCGGCACGCAGCTCAGCGCCCTGCCGCGCGGACAATGGCTGAGCGTCGGCATTCCGCTGAAGTGCTTCCGCGACGCGGGCGCCGACATGAGCAAGCTGGACCGGCCGTTCGAGTGGACCGGCAGCACCGGCGAACGCATCGCCGTGGCCGAAGTGTCGCTGGGCACGGTGGCCGACCACACGCTGGACTGCCCCGCGCACTGA
- a CDS encoding LacI family DNA-binding transcriptional regulator: MRVRLEEVARAASVSPKTVSRVLNDEANVSEETRKRVRAAMEELDYRPHPSARSLAGNRSFVVAMLYDNNDNPASTYLAEIQDGVLEACDAHRYSMMVRPLRMRGDDFIRRLDALISDHHPDGVVLTPPITDYAPLLKRLRERNVPYASVSPQSDTSIGVRMDEQAAARAIVEHLLGLGHRRIAHVLGIADHGASRWRLAGYREAMAAAGVPEDPALVVQGAFTFGSGVTAARELFALKQRPTAVFAANDDMATGVMWAAGEYGLKVPQDLSVCGFDDTPLARQLWPALTTVQQPSREMGRIAAQQLLNLLRGRGTGELVQMPFSLQIRGSTARVS; the protein is encoded by the coding sequence ATGCGGGTACGCCTCGAAGAAGTGGCGCGCGCAGCGAGCGTATCGCCCAAGACGGTGTCCCGCGTGCTCAACGACGAGGCCAACGTGAGCGAGGAGACGCGCAAGCGCGTGCGCGCCGCGATGGAAGAGCTGGACTATCGCCCGCATCCCTCGGCGCGCAGTCTCGCCGGCAATCGCTCGTTCGTGGTGGCGATGCTGTACGACAACAACGACAACCCGGCCTCGACCTACCTGGCCGAGATCCAGGACGGCGTGCTGGAAGCCTGCGACGCACATCGCTACAGCATGATGGTGCGACCGCTGCGGATGCGCGGCGACGACTTCATCCGCCGGCTCGACGCGCTGATCTCCGACCATCACCCCGACGGTGTGGTGCTGACCCCGCCGATCACCGACTACGCGCCGCTGCTCAAGCGCCTGCGCGAACGCAACGTGCCGTATGCCAGCGTGTCGCCGCAGAGCGACACCAGCATCGGCGTGCGGATGGACGAGCAGGCCGCGGCGCGGGCGATCGTCGAGCATCTGCTGGGCCTGGGCCACCGGCGCATCGCCCACGTGCTGGGCATCGCCGACCACGGCGCCAGCCGCTGGCGGCTGGCCGGCTACCGCGAGGCGATGGCGGCGGCCGGCGTGCCCGAAGATCCCGCGCTGGTGGTGCAGGGCGCCTTCACGTTCGGCTCCGGCGTCACCGCGGCACGCGAACTGTTCGCACTGAAGCAGCGGCCGACGGCGGTGTTTGCCGCCAACGACGACATGGCCACCGGAGTGATGTGGGCTGCCGGCGAATACGGATTGAAGGTGCCGCAGGACCTGTCCGTGTGCGGCTTCGACGACACCCCGCTGGCGCGCCAGCTGTGGCCGGCGCTGACCACGGTGCAGCAGCCCAGCCGCGAGATGGGCCGCATCGCAGCCCAGCAGTTGCTGAACCTGCTGCGCGGCCGTGGCACCGGCGAGCTGGTGCAGATGCCGTTCTCCCTGCAGATCCGCGGCTCCACCGCGCGCGTTTCCTGA
- a CDS encoding Six-hairpin glycosidase-like protein, translating to MLSLLLGAALAASAATPAWQEGLGQDGLDWHGVHVGIEHDAQHRYTLAWPYGQRVIAPQPLRSDTASPLFDGLFAMAQDDLALDSVEAIRDGAFDHGQPIPCRCFVTGLKWPYVWTRDLSYAIDLGLWRFDPARSRNGLKFKLSGVRVTDAAQGPDSKPYYPMQDTGSGGSWPISTDRVVWFLGARHLLDDAAFAGDVYQALGATLAQDRQYAFDQRLGLYRGETSFLDWREQSYPAWTADEVGFIAQSFALSTNVLHYQALQLAATLADQHHEAKAATGYRNDAAALKAAINARFWRADRGMYMSYLGGDGTPYDTYDLLGIALAVDSGVADGERARQTLANYPTWPAGSPVIWPERADQPIYHNRAIWPFVSMYALRAARETQQPARIAHEIASIMRGAALYGSNMENYELLTQGQHVDEGKLSGPVVNSPRQLWSVAAYLAMVSEGVFGLEENGRVAPKLPTALVPMLFGTRRAITLELPGRRITLQLPAALDGNLLVADQLRTQGNTTTVSLKAVQVADVPLRTDAPLYAPLAPAAPQVQAVDKRWQIRVEGRQRLYLNGVAHGDIDASSTLARQPGLACFSATRIDAQGLESLHSPTVCVGDTNRIGGDWPRQWTAPASGDWRVALDYANDHGPINTGITAAVKMLVIRCDGSAEQRLPIVMPHSVRTQSSSWGRFGAKAGATCRFTLDDGFNMSYLAHFAHYTGGQGGSDGPLNRAVVHDLLIAPLAPGHGSP from the coding sequence GTGCTGAGCCTGCTGCTGGGAGCCGCGCTGGCCGCCAGTGCCGCGACGCCTGCGTGGCAGGAAGGCTTGGGGCAGGACGGCCTGGACTGGCACGGCGTGCACGTCGGCATCGAGCACGACGCGCAGCACCGCTACACGCTGGCGTGGCCGTACGGCCAGCGGGTGATCGCCCCGCAGCCGCTGCGCAGCGACACCGCCAGCCCGCTGTTCGACGGCCTGTTCGCGATGGCGCAGGACGATCTCGCGCTCGACTCGGTGGAGGCGATCCGCGACGGCGCGTTCGACCACGGCCAGCCGATTCCCTGCCGCTGCTTCGTCACCGGGCTGAAGTGGCCTTACGTGTGGACGCGCGACCTGTCCTACGCGATCGACCTCGGCCTGTGGCGCTTCGACCCCGCCCGCTCGCGCAACGGGCTGAAGTTCAAGCTGTCCGGCGTGCGCGTGACCGACGCAGCGCAGGGCCCGGATTCAAAACCGTACTATCCGATGCAGGACACCGGCTCCGGCGGCAGCTGGCCGATCAGCACCGATCGCGTGGTGTGGTTCCTCGGTGCGCGCCATCTGCTCGACGACGCCGCGTTCGCCGGCGACGTCTACCAGGCACTCGGCGCCACCCTGGCGCAGGATCGGCAATACGCGTTCGACCAGCGCCTCGGCCTGTATCGGGGCGAGACCTCCTTCCTCGACTGGCGTGAACAGAGTTACCCGGCGTGGACCGCGGACGAGGTGGGCTTCATCGCGCAATCGTTCGCGCTGTCCACCAACGTGCTGCACTACCAGGCGCTGCAACTGGCCGCCACGCTGGCCGACCAACATCACGAGGCGAAGGCCGCCACCGGCTACCGCAACGACGCGGCGGCGCTGAAGGCGGCGATCAACGCCCGCTTCTGGCGCGCCGATCGTGGCATGTACATGAGCTATCTCGGCGGCGACGGCACGCCGTACGACACTTACGACCTGCTCGGCATCGCGCTGGCGGTCGACAGCGGCGTGGCCGACGGCGAACGCGCCCGCCAGACGCTGGCGAACTACCCCACGTGGCCGGCCGGCAGCCCGGTGATCTGGCCCGAGCGCGCCGACCAGCCGATCTACCACAACCGGGCGATCTGGCCGTTCGTCAGCATGTACGCGCTGCGCGCCGCACGCGAAACGCAGCAGCCCGCCCGCATCGCCCACGAGATCGCCTCGATCATGCGCGGCGCCGCGCTGTACGGCTCCAACATGGAGAACTACGAACTGCTGACCCAGGGCCAGCACGTCGACGAAGGCAAGCTGAGCGGCCCGGTGGTGAATTCGCCGCGCCAGTTGTGGTCGGTGGCGGCCTACCTGGCGATGGTCAGCGAAGGCGTGTTCGGCCTGGAGGAGAATGGCCGGGTCGCGCCGAAGCTGCCCACCGCGCTGGTGCCGATGCTGTTCGGTACGCGTCGCGCGATCACGCTCGAACTGCCCGGGCGCCGGATCACCCTGCAGCTTCCCGCCGCGCTCGACGGCAACCTGCTTGTCGCCGACCAGCTGCGTACGCAGGGCAACACCACCACCGTCTCGCTGAAAGCGGTGCAGGTCGCCGACGTGCCGCTGCGCACCGACGCGCCGCTGTACGCGCCGCTCGCCCCCGCCGCGCCGCAGGTGCAGGCCGTCGACAAGCGCTGGCAGATCCGCGTCGAGGGCAGGCAGCGGCTCTACCTCAACGGCGTGGCGCACGGCGACATCGACGCCAGCAGCACGCTCGCACGACAGCCGGGCCTGGCCTGCTTCAGCGCCACGCGCATCGACGCGCAAGGGCTGGAATCGCTGCACAGCCCCACCGTCTGCGTCGGCGACACGAACCGGATCGGCGGCGACTGGCCACGCCAGTGGACGGCGCCAGCCAGCGGCGACTGGCGCGTCGCGCTGGACTACGCCAACGACCACGGCCCGATCAACACCGGCATCACCGCGGCGGTGAAGATGCTGGTGATCCGCTGCGACGGCAGCGCCGAGCAACGCTTGCCGATCGTGATGCCGCACAGTGTGCGCACCCAGTCATCCAGCTGGGGCCGCTTCGGCGCGAAGGCGGGCGCGACCTGCCGGTTCACGCTCGACGACGGCTTCAACATGAGCTACCTGGCCCACTTCGCCCACTACACCGGCGGACAGGGCGGCAGCGATGGCCCATTGAACCGGGCGGTGGTGCATGATCTGCTGATCGCTCCGCTCGCCCCCGGCCACGGCTCACCATGA